The Microplitis demolitor isolate Queensland-Clemson2020A chromosome 9, iyMicDemo2.1a, whole genome shotgun sequence genomic sequence aataataataataataataataataataataataataataataataataataataataataataataataataataataataataataataataataataataataataataataataataataataataataataataataataataataataataataataataataataataataataataataataataataataataataataataataataataataataataataataataataataataataataataataataataataataataataataataataataataataataataataataataataataataataataataataataataataataataataataataataataataataataataataataataataataataataataataataataataataataataataataataataataataataataataataataataataataataataataataataataataataataataataataataataataataataataataataataataataataataataataataataataataataataataataataataataataataataataataataataataataataataataataataataataataataataataataataataataataataataataataataataataataataataataataataataataataataataataataataataataataataataataataataataataataataataataataataataataataataataataataataataataataataataataataataataataataataataataataataataataataataataataataataataataataataataataataataataataataataataataataataataataataataataataataataataataataataataataataataataataataataataataataataataataataataataataataataataataataataataataataataataataataataataataataataataataataataataataataataataataataataataataataataataataataataataataataataataataataataataataataataataataataataataataataataataataataataataaatttaaaagaatagaGACAAAGGAAATGAAAAACGCTCTTTTCTTCGTTTACACTTGCATATTTACCATATTCAAGATTGTATACGGTTATGTAAAAGGATGGGTAGATTTCCAGGTTAAAAGAAGGAACAAACGATCCTCAAGCTCATTTcctctttttttaaaagagaaaattgaCAGCTAAAAGTGATTTGAGAGTGATAACATCTCCTGGATCACCCAGCAAACGCTGGTGATGACGAAATTGCACAATTTTAGTCCAATTCCTCGAATTTTTCTCTCTCACTCATCTTTCTCATCTTTCTTAAAGAGCCAAGAGATCGGTATCCAGTCATCCATCCAATCATCTAAATCCTCGTCCTTTTTCCTCCAATGATGTTTACTCCAGGTCAGAAGAAGCTGACGCTTTAATCGGTCGGGACAGAACGGCAGAGAACCACGGCTAAAACAGTACTGGATAAACGAGCAAGAAAATAACGTTATAAATACAATCGACCGTGACTTAACACTTGAACACTTACGAGTAACAGATTATTACGTACACCACACGAGTAATAACACTCACAAGTGTAAATCCTGGGATCCCAGATTGCAAAAATCTTCTGAATATTAGTGAATTCGGCATAGGTTCTTACAAAATAACAAATGGGATTTCCGAGGTCGCACTTTTGACCAAAAGATATGCACATTGTGTTAGTTTCAAACCAGATGACTCAATGCCCGACTTTGCGCATAAACGGCTAGTCAACAGTAATAAGACGTGCCAGCCGTGAGAGAGTTATTACATTAAAAGAAGTAaaagttaaagaataaaatataatgagaaAACTCTTaagaaataacaaaataaaattacaacattCTGGAaatctattcaaaatttattcctcaaaatttacaatcattGATGCCTTTTGAACAGCCAGGCAATAGAGgaatcttttaaatttgattcaatAATCGCAAATTATTCCTGTTTTCTCGGATATCAcgaaaatttctcaaaatttccaataaataacTGTCACGAACTTCGGCATTATCAGTGAAATGCAAGCGTAGATGGACCACAATATACTGAAACCCATAAGCTGACAAATATAGAAGAGAACTTCCTTCtctcattataaataaatcattttttcaaatcgaaaaaaaaacaaccaagaaaaaaaaaccattaacCTCCAATAGCGTAGGAACACGACCATCAGCACCCAGCGGGGGCGACGGTGGTGCTACAGAATGTATCCAATCGATCTCATACTGATTGCTCACGAACAAAAAGAATGGGTCTCCATCCGAGTACCACTGAGCCTGTACTTTGATCAGAACTTCCTCCAGTAAGATCGGTAAAGGATCCAATTCTGGATCAACAATCTTGACAGGTGGGCGATTAAAACACATTTTCGATATCAAATCCTGGAATTACCGATTTCAGATCGTAAATTGAACCGGATTATAACGAGATACTACCGAAtttcgtatttttaaaattgaaaatgggttttaataaaagttaaccTACTTACCCCTTATTGCAACGAACGTCCGCTAGCTAGAAGAACAACTCAACAAAAACACTATATTCAgatattatcttttttttaaaaaaaaggaaataaattaaacgaaAATAACCGTGACCTTGCTAAATCagcagaaaaatttatgatagtatgacaaaattaactataaattatactaagcggaacacaaaatttgtaatattttttaaatctaagaTACTGCCAGAAAGCatgaagaagaaattttttaccaaaattttaatcacaaaAACCTGTAAAAATCTCTCTCTATGTATTCCATACTCATAAATGACATCTATTCTCTATTTTAGCATAATTTcatcttttattattgttggaATCCATTTAATATGCGTATTATTCATGTAAAAGTCGTATAATCAATGTTGTGAACGAAATAAGCTGTTTTAGAGAATAGTTCCTTTGTCGCATGTAAGATGGCACCACTTGCTGGTTGAGATCTACTAAGGTCAGATCAATAAGACGGTCAATAATTAACATCTCATTGATTCTGCGCTATCGCGAGAGCTGCGAACGCGGTCAAAGCAGAGACTGATTACTCCCACACGACGCGCATTCTCCCTTTCTCTCGCGTCTGAGCTAACCTAAGTAGTTAGGTAGGGATGGTTCACCGGCCCGATAAAACAGATTGTGGGTTCGTGTCCATGCTAAACTGTTTTACCGGCAGATGGTAAGTTACTGGCAGTCGATTTGGGGTTACTGGCGGTCGATTTGATGTTATGTAGGACCTTTTGTCAGCTATTTGATGCTAATTGACGTCCTTTGAGCTTATCTAGGCCCTTTTTGAACACTTGTCATCCATTTGATGCTATTTGAGCTTATCTGGGGCCTTTTTGACATCATTTCGATGATAATTGGCGTTATTTGGCAGTGTTTTTACCGTCTGAGCTCATTTTTCGAGCTTATCTAGGACCCTTTTGAGCTCGTGTCTGCCATTTTGAGCTCGTCGCCATTTGAGCTCGTGTTATGACAGTTGGTGCCTCCTGTATATTTTAAGTGGgggaaatttttcgaaaaaaaattatgtacaatTTCATTAATGAGTAGAGCGGGTTCTCGGCTTGCCTATCAGGTTACAGGTTTTGGCATCGTGTTTGTGCTTAACCCCAGAGCTGACACTAGCGTAGCCTACCCTGATTAATGTAATATGTACACGTAAATGTATGATTTGAGGATTGATATATTCAAACTAGGGGTAGTATGGGTACTTGTGAGAAGACATGCCATCTAGTGGTATAGTTTCTCTcccctctttttttttgctgatgaTGACGTCATCAGGCAAGTCTGAACTGGTTTTTTCTAACTGCGTAGTAACATTTTTCAACTGCGCAATAGAATGTTCTAGATGATGACGTCATCTGACAAGTCTGAACTGGTTTTCCTTTTTCTAACTGCGTAATAGATGACGTCATCTGACAAGTCTGAACtggtttttctttttctaactGCGTAATAGATGACGTCATCAGACAAGTCTGAACTTGTTTTTGAGCTAGAGTGGGGGAAAATGAGCTGAGCGTTGAGCTCGCGAGCTCGCAGCAGTCAGTCTACATCGAGAAACGTTCTAGTTAACAGCTTGTGctaatggataaaaaattcagtgaaaGTGAAAGAATTTTTCTCTTACATAACCGGCCATACACCGATAACCTAGACGATATTATTGAATCCTTATTCGGTGACGTGCCTCCTGAGgatattggaaaatttatcaatgatgTAATTGCGTTTGCTAAAAATCTTGAAATTGTTGAAAGTGCGCAAGAAGTATCGTGTCCAGGCTGtgctgaaaaaagaaatttagcacagaatttatttgaaattagtgaaaaaacgGAAAAACTACAATTACGTATACTtagaaaatcataaaaatggGTCCTCAAGGTTCAAAGTATgtaagaattattatatttttctttaacttagctatgaatatttatttattaagttttttatagACTTCACGTATGTACGAACGAGTGTAACCACGAGGCCCAAATCGAGTTCGAAGACATAAGCGAGGAAAGTGATATTttcgacgacgacgacgacgaagCTGCTACTTTTCCAGATTCCTATTATTTTAGGAAAGCGAATGAGAAAAGAGACAAAGAATTGACTACCCGAAGGAAAGAAATAGAATTACAATTGTTTCATTGgaaggaaatattattaaacttcaAAGATCGCAAAGATTACAAACAAGCGTGTCATGAAATcacatttatattaactaaGTTATTGTTTAAAGCTAACAAACCGCAATAATAATggacttaataattaattttgtggGTTTCGAGATGCCTAATGGTAGATTTGTGATAAAAGAACTTTGTGCTACTGATGTTTATGATAACGTGGGTACATATGGACTTGCACGATGTGAACATTGGTTGTTTGAACCACCTTTGGATCAAGTTGATGTTGCTGTAATGCAGAAAAGTGTTGATCACCACAAGCATCACCATTCAATGTCATGGCTAGCTGGTTTGCTACcatatgaattattgaaagaaattcttgaaattatGGTCAAACATGCACGATACTTTTACGTACAAGGTGAACAGAAGAAGAAATGGCTTGAAGATCTAATTGACGCTGCTGTACcaattattgatttagaaaaaatggaatttttctcACTCTATCAAAAGAATGATTTCTTGAAATATCAATGTCCATATTATGCTTATCACTTAAAGAAATTGGATACTTCATGCGCATTTCAAAATGTTCAAGAGTTCAAGAGATGGTTCTGACATTTCTATGAAATTCAACCATCCTACGAGAAGTCAGTTCAGATCTTCAATCAATTGGGGAATCTACTTTGTATGGATGATCGAGACATCGCATGCTTTGATGATACATTTATCCTTGAAAATGCAGCCCAGCAGATTGATTTCGTTTCGCACAAACTAccagaagaataaaaaaataatgaaaaattgattggcTATCAAAGGTGTCGAGatcattatattttccatGATGATATCCCTGATAGCTTTGCATATCCATTCAAAAAAGATTGCTCTaactgtatatttttagtttaagaaaaacgtctatactttattatttatttgaggttatgtaaaaccaaatgtatattttaggttaagaaaaatatctatactttattatgtatttgaggttctgtaaaataaaaaaaataaaaatatttaaggttATGTAAgacttaaatgtatattttaggttttagtaataaaaaacaatatatatcaatataaaaaaaagttgattcatttataaatgtaagttttttaattaatacaggttcaataattatatttaatttattaattctttgtttaaatCGATCTCGATCTCTTGCCGCTTGTTCCCATTCGCCTCTTCTTGCTTGCTCGTGTGCAAATCTCCATACATACATGTGATGTATGGTTGGCgttggattaaatttaacagtctTCATATTAGTTTTCGTACGATGCTGCTTATAGGATTATACTCGACTATGCGATCATGTATAATGAGACAATAAGCTGATGTCTGCGCAGGAAATTGATTTGTAGATTCAAATTTAGGCGAATATCCACTGGTCCAGATTTTATTGATTCGTTTTGTTTCGAGCAATCGATAACATACAGTGGTGcttgttccaaaaatttcttcttcgtCAACAGTGGTTCAGGTTCTTTGTTGTAGtatgaaatttggaaatttatatacatatcataCAACAGAGCATATTGATTATTTGCAATGTTGAGGTTTAAATTCCCATAAGGATAACTctgagagtttaaaaataattttatatctctgaTGTTGCAGTGATCAAATACGCTGGCATTTTTAGTtgcatcattttttcttgctgtTTGAAATCCAAGTATCACAAAACGTGGTTTCTCGAGCTGCGTAGATGTTTTAACTGCCCAAATGTGCTTCGAAGTATTAGGTAATAGTGGATACTCGTACAGCTCCCAAGCTcggaaactgattgagatagcTGGATCACttgtaatataattcaaagcttcaattttttgtttatcagccATAGTCACATATGGTACAATCcactcgattttttgcagCGTAATTTTAACAGCTTCAGCATGAGCTCCAGCAGCAGGTGTAGCCACAATGTACGCATTCAAATCGGAATTtgatcttattaaaattaattcatgctTTGCGTTGATGACAACTTTATGGTAATCTTCAGCAAAGCCAAGCAGAAGACTCAGTGGTATAGATATATCAAAGTAGCCATTGTCATTTTGCAATTTGTTTACAGCTTCATCCACAATCCAACCTGAGTTCTCGAGTGTATTTTGTTGAGCTGGACTCAGTGATGTATATCCTTTCATGAGACTTGTGATGCCGACATTTTTGTTACGATCAATCTCAACACCATTGAGCTCGTAGCGTATTTCTTCAAACATATGACATACTGTCATGTTTACCATGTGAGTAGTTGCACTTACAGCTGTACCATCAGACTTtgtaaattttccataaaCATGCAGTGTACTTTTACTTGGAAGTAGACACAAATCTTGATGTTGAACAGCAATTCTTATTTCATCGTTGTTGTTaaatgttgatgaagcatacGGGAGATGAGCATGTGCTTCATAGTGTGCAATCGActcatcaaaaatgatttgtctttgaatatttaagatttctGCCGCCATGGTCGTGTAAACgtcaaacaacaaaaataaatttttatttttttaattttccacgtAATTTTAGTCCTAGGCTCTGAAGAAACTGAACGTTTTGATGTGTTAACACCTTGTGAGGTACTCGGTGACTGATGTTGCTCGACCATGTTGCTGTCGTTTTATACCCAGCACCACTTTTTGTCTCATACACGATAcccattattttatagactttatatGCAGTCTTATGGTTATCGTCTCACCTCTGAAATTAGCCAGTTTTCCGTCTTGATCGACAATTCTCAGTCTGAGATTTTGTATTGCTTGTACGGCGATCGGTAGATAAATGACGTGAGATGGCAATTCAACAATCTTATATCCTGGTGGtacacttggaaaaaattcatgaatagtGTGAACTTTGTGCTCATTTATGTAAGCGCCTGATGTGATGTTGCACTCAACCCTCAGAGCATTGAGTTTTAATATCTTCACTGGTAAATCTGATGAGTGAGTTTTATGTGGTGTCAGCTTTCGATTTGTAAATCCCAGTAGTTCACCAATAGAATCTTGAGGTGTAAAATTCACAAATTGATCACATTTAACTTCACTtctcaattcattattattggctCTTATGCTGATGCTGAGTCTttgtaatttcttttgaatgtatttttcaatgtcagTGATTTCGTAACTTCCTGTTGGTATTGTCAAGACTCTCTCTTCAACAGTTTCATATTTTCCAGCTTCTATATTTTCACTCACTGAGTCATATTCAGTTACTGAGACATTGTcatcaaattttgtaattattgccACATTTCTTTTAgctctttttttcttgactacttttttttcatcaatatcatttgtatcaatttt encodes the following:
- the LOC128668526 gene encoding uncharacterized protein LOC128668526, translated to MAAEILNIQRQIIFDESIAHYEAHAHLPYASSTFNNNDEIRIAVQHQDLCLLPSKSTLHVYGKFTKSDGTAVSATTHMVNMTVCHMFEEIRYELNGVEIDRNKNVGITSLMKGYTSLSPAQQNTLENSGWIVDEAVNKLQNDNGYFDISIPLSLLLGFAEDYHKVVINAKHELILIRSNSDLNAYIVATPAAGAHAEAVKITLQKIEWIVPYVTMADKQKIEALNYITSDPAISISFRAWELYEYPLLPNTSKHIWAVKTSTQLEKPRFVILGFQTARKNDATKNASVFDHCNIRDIKLFLNSQSYPYGNLNLNIANNQYALLYDMYINFQISYYNKEPEPLLTKKKFLEQAPLYVIDCSKQNESIKSGPVDIRLNLNLQINFLRRHQLIVSLYMIA